A window of the Dyadobacter pollutisoli genome harbors these coding sequences:
- the rpsA gene encoding 30S ribosomal protein S1: MSKEKQNQPLPDFDWDKAADKGFGTGYSTADRDRLEQMYETTISPVQEKEVVKGVVVGITDREVILNIGFKSDGIVSSNEFRDLPGMKIGDEVEVYVENQEDAQGQLVLSRKKAKVITAWDNIQKSFDEDVVIDANVKRRTKGGLIVDIFGIEAFLPGSQIDVKPIRDFDIFVGKRMEVKVVKINYANDNVVVSHKILIEKDLEAQRQQILNNLEKGQVLEGVIKNMTNFGVFIDLGGVDGLLHITDISWGRINHPSDLLALDQKLNVVVLDFDEEKKRISLGLKQLQSHPWDSLAEEIQVGSKVTGRIVNVADYGAFLEIKPGVEGLIHVSEMSWSQHLRNPQEFMNVNDEISAVVLTLDRNERKMSLGIKQLTEDPWTQASLKEKYAIGTRHKGVVRNLTNFGLFIELEEGIDGLVHVSDLSWTKKIKHPSDFVKVNDELEVVVLELDADNRRLALGHKQLEENPWDTFESIFEVGSVHKSTIVAKGDKFATLELPYGIEGVSAIKNLTKEDGTVAEVGESLDFTVLEFLKDEKKIVLTHSKVKAAPASEEKKEDKPAKASSPKAAATTETSSSKEAEKSTFGDLSVLSALKEQMEESEKKGKK, from the coding sequence ATGTCTAAGGAAAAACAAAATCAACCACTTCCTGATTTCGATTGGGATAAAGCAGCAGACAAAGGTTTCGGTACAGGTTATTCAACTGCTGACCGCGATCGTCTGGAACAAATGTATGAGACTACCATTTCTCCTGTACAGGAAAAAGAAGTAGTAAAAGGTGTTGTAGTTGGAATTACAGACCGTGAGGTGATCCTTAACATCGGTTTCAAATCTGATGGTATCGTTTCATCCAATGAATTCCGTGACTTGCCGGGAATGAAAATCGGCGACGAAGTGGAAGTTTACGTAGAGAACCAGGAGGACGCACAAGGTCAGCTTGTTCTTTCGCGCAAGAAAGCAAAAGTTATTACTGCATGGGATAACATTCAGAAATCGTTTGACGAGGATGTGGTTATCGATGCTAATGTGAAGAGAAGAACCAAAGGAGGTCTTATCGTTGATATATTTGGTATTGAGGCTTTCTTGCCAGGTTCACAGATTGACGTGAAACCAATTCGTGATTTCGACATTTTTGTTGGAAAGCGTATGGAAGTTAAAGTTGTGAAAATCAACTATGCAAATGACAACGTTGTAGTTTCTCACAAAATATTGATTGAAAAAGATCTTGAAGCACAACGTCAGCAAATCCTGAACAACCTTGAAAAAGGTCAGGTATTGGAAGGCGTTATCAAGAACATGACAAACTTCGGTGTGTTCATCGATCTTGGTGGTGTAGATGGTCTTTTGCACATTACCGATATTTCATGGGGCCGTATCAACCATCCATCTGACCTGCTTGCATTGGATCAGAAATTGAACGTGGTTGTTCTGGATTTCGACGAAGAGAAAAAACGTATCTCTCTTGGTTTAAAACAACTTCAGTCTCACCCATGGGATTCACTGGCAGAAGAAATCCAGGTTGGATCGAAAGTTACTGGACGTATCGTCAATGTAGCTGATTACGGTGCATTCCTTGAAATTAAACCAGGTGTTGAAGGTTTGATCCACGTTTCTGAAATGTCATGGTCTCAGCACCTGCGCAATCCTCAGGAGTTCATGAACGTAAATGACGAGATCAGTGCAGTAGTATTGACACTGGATCGTAACGAGCGCAAAATGTCTCTTGGTATTAAGCAATTGACAGAAGATCCTTGGACACAAGCTTCGTTGAAAGAGAAATATGCGATTGGAACACGTCACAAAGGTGTTGTTCGTAACCTTACTAACTTCGGTTTGTTCATCGAGCTTGAAGAAGGTATCGACGGTCTTGTACACGTTTCAGATCTTTCTTGGACTAAGAAAATCAAACATCCTTCTGACTTCGTGAAAGTAAATGACGAACTGGAAGTAGTTGTTCTTGAACTAGACGCTGACAACCGTCGTCTGGCTCTTGGTCACAAGCAATTGGAAGAGAACCCATGGGATACTTTCGAAAGCATCTTTGAAGTTGGTTCTGTTCATAAATCTACGATCGTTGCAAAAGGCGATAAGTTTGCAACTCTTGAACTTCCTTACGGAATCGAAGGCGTTTCAGCTATCAAAAATCTGACGAAAGAAGATGGTACAGTTGCAGAAGTAGGCGAAAGTCTTGACTTTACAGTACTTGAATTCCTGAAAGACGAGAAGAAAATCGTTTTGACTCACTCGAAAGTGAAAGCTGCCCCAGCTTCGGAGGAAAAGAAAGAAGATAAGCCTGCAAAAGCATCTTCTCCGAAAGCAGCTGCAACAACTGAGACTTCATCCAGCAAGGAAGCAGAGAAATCCACTTTTGGAGATCTTAGCGTTCTTTCTGCTTTGAAAGAACAGATGGAAGAGAGCGAAAAGAAAGGAAAAAAATAA
- the nrfD gene encoding NrfD/PsrC family molybdoenzyme membrane anchor subunit yields the protein MHVTSPVREPLIQGGKTYADVTEDICRHVEGTPTKEWKIAFGISLLVLAYGSVCLAWTWWEGLGVWGLNKTVGWAWDITNFVWWVGIGHAGTLISAILLLFRQKWRTSINRAAEAMTIFAVICAASFILMHMGRPWMAYWALPLPNAFGSLWVNFNSPLVWDVFAISTYFSVSLVFWYIGLIPDLATIRDRATSKVSRLMYGTFAMGWDGSAKTWARYEYISLILAGLSTPLVLSVHTIVSMDFATSVIPGWHTTIFPPYFVAGAIFSGFAMVQNLMLITRVVYKLEDYITLEHIETMNKVITLTGSVVGVAYITEFFIAWYSGVEYEYYAFFNRMTGPYWWAYWAMMTCNVISPQLFWSRKLRRSITFTFFISVVVNIGMWFERFVIIVTSLHRDYIPSSWAMFSPTRYDIGDYIFSFGLFFTLFLLFSKYLPVVNMAEVKAVIRSTSANLPSKIAGVAKVRQRGAAEPAFNKDQE from the coding sequence ATGCATGTTACTTCACCTGTAAGAGAACCGCTGATTCAAGGTGGGAAAACGTACGCGGACGTAACGGAAGATATATGCCGCCACGTGGAGGGAACTCCTACAAAAGAATGGAAGATCGCTTTCGGGATCTCACTTCTGGTGTTGGCTTATGGATCTGTTTGTCTTGCATGGACCTGGTGGGAAGGCCTTGGAGTGTGGGGGTTAAATAAAACTGTGGGCTGGGCCTGGGATATTACCAACTTCGTTTGGTGGGTAGGTATCGGTCACGCAGGAACACTTATCTCGGCAATCTTGCTCCTGTTCCGTCAGAAATGGAGAACATCTATTAACCGTGCAGCGGAAGCGATGACAATCTTCGCCGTTATTTGCGCCGCATCTTTTATTCTTATGCACATGGGCCGCCCATGGATGGCTTACTGGGCGCTGCCTTTGCCGAATGCATTTGGTTCACTTTGGGTTAACTTCAACTCTCCTCTTGTTTGGGACGTTTTTGCGATCAGTACATACTTCTCCGTTTCACTTGTATTCTGGTACATTGGTCTGATTCCTGACCTTGCTACAATCCGCGACCGTGCTACCAGCAAAGTTTCGAGATTGATGTATGGTACTTTCGCAATGGGCTGGGATGGATCAGCAAAAACCTGGGCGCGTTACGAGTACATCAGCTTAATCCTGGCCGGTTTGTCAACCCCTCTTGTACTTTCGGTTCACACGATCGTAAGTATGGACTTTGCAACATCGGTAATTCCGGGATGGCATACCACGATTTTCCCTCCGTACTTCGTTGCGGGTGCGATTTTCTCGGGATTTGCAATGGTTCAAAACCTGATGCTGATCACCAGGGTTGTTTACAAGCTGGAAGATTACATTACGCTGGAACACATTGAAACAATGAATAAGGTAATCACGCTGACAGGTTCTGTTGTGGGTGTTGCCTATATCACAGAGTTCTTTATCGCATGGTACAGCGGCGTTGAATATGAATATTATGCATTCTTTAACCGTATGACCGGACCTTACTGGTGGGCATACTGGGCGATGATGACTTGCAACGTAATTTCTCCACAGCTTTTCTGGTCAAGAAAATTACGCCGCAGTATTACTTTTACCTTCTTCATTTCAGTAGTAGTAAACATTGGAATGTGGTTTGAGCGATTTGTTATCATTGTAACATCTCTTCACCGTGACTATATTCCTTCGAGCTGGGCAATGTTCTCTCCAACCAGATATGATATCGGGGACTATATCTTCTCGTTTGGTCTGTTCTTTACATTGTTCCTGTTGTTCTCCAAGTATTTACCTGTTGTGAACATGGCGGAAGTGAAGGCAGTGATTCGCTCAACTTCGGCAAATCTTCCAAGCAAGATTGCAGGTGTGGCGAAGGTAAGACAACGCGGAGCCGCTGAACCGGCTTTTAACAAGGATCAAGAATAA
- a CDS encoding TAT-variant-translocated molybdopterin oxidoreductase, with product MENTNKRYWRGLEELRNDEKFVKEASSEFAAAPTEGQYESLVDGGGTHRRDFLKVLGFGMAAVSLAACETPVKKAIPYVNKPEGEFPTIANWYASTYAEGGDYASILVKTREGRPIKIESNSLSNASYGVSARAHASLLGLYDNEKLKGPKKGDDTKVSWDTVDKEILEQLTSISSKGGAIRIISPTILSPSTKAVIADFTAKYPTTKHVTYDANSSSAIVKGNELSFGKAVLPSYDFSKAKLVVGIDADFLGTWIAPETYSSQFAATRVVGSAKEGKKEMSRHYQFEAILSLTGSNADYRTAVKPSQLGLVVTALYNKVAAKLGGKSITASAIEVANLDKAAAELVAAKGQALVVCGINDPSVQVVVNALNSLLGSYGSTIDIDNPVYLRQGNDIAMNEFVDEVKGGKVAAVIVYGANPVYDHPRGAELASALPKVALGVSFNDRADETSSLLKYICPAPHYLEAWSDAEPKAGFYSLGQPTISLIFSTRQAQTSLLKWAGLQSDFHEYIKSYWRQNIYTQGGTGDFEKFWIQSLHDGVFTSNRAVAPSAATFTGNVDAAAASIAKKYKASSTGIELAIFENVGIGNGSAANNPWLQELPEPVTKACWDNHAGLSQKTATELGVVQGDIVKVELKGKSIEVPVIIQPGLAHGTVAVAIGYGREKAGKSANGVGKNVYPFASFSEGFLSFAPGEVTVSKTGETREIAQTQTHNTVMNRKSVLQETVLSHFQKDPLAGRFVPQIQTSEGTVDATDLSLWNGHKYKNHSWGLVIDLNTCFGCGSCVVSCQAENNIPVVGRQEIINSREMHWLRIDRYYSSDADVEDLRGLEIASENPEVTFQPMMCQHCNNAPCETVCPVLATTHSSEGLNQMTYNRCVGTRYCANNCPYKVRRFNWFKYFDNDNFDYNFNNDLGKMAINPDVTVRSRGVIEKCSMCVHKIQDAKLTAKKERRRIVDGEVNVACASSCPTNAITFGDMNDPESKISKLLEVEREGRAFHMLEEINVRPQVSYLTKVRNKDVAAKAEEKKEHA from the coding sequence ATGGAAAATACTAATAAAAGATACTGGCGGGGACTTGAAGAGCTGCGGAACGATGAGAAGTTTGTAAAAGAAGCAAGCTCGGAGTTTGCCGCTGCGCCAACTGAAGGACAATATGAAAGTCTGGTGGACGGCGGAGGTACTCATCGTCGTGATTTTCTGAAAGTACTTGGCTTTGGAATGGCAGCGGTATCTTTGGCTGCTTGTGAAACACCGGTAAAAAAAGCAATACCTTACGTAAATAAGCCAGAAGGAGAGTTTCCAACGATAGCAAACTGGTACGCTTCGACTTACGCTGAAGGTGGTGACTATGCAAGCATTCTGGTTAAGACCCGTGAAGGCCGACCCATAAAAATTGAAAGTAATTCACTATCGAATGCATCATATGGCGTTAGCGCCCGTGCTCATGCATCTCTGCTGGGATTATATGATAACGAAAAATTAAAAGGTCCTAAGAAAGGGGACGATACAAAAGTTAGCTGGGATACAGTTGACAAGGAGATACTGGAACAACTTACGTCTATCTCTTCAAAAGGCGGAGCTATCAGGATTATTTCTCCGACAATTTTAAGTCCTTCTACAAAAGCGGTTATCGCCGATTTTACGGCAAAATATCCTACTACAAAGCATGTTACTTATGATGCTAACTCTTCTTCTGCAATAGTAAAGGGGAATGAGCTTTCATTTGGGAAAGCAGTTTTGCCTTCTTACGATTTCAGCAAGGCAAAACTAGTTGTAGGCATTGACGCCGATTTTCTTGGAACATGGATTGCTCCTGAAACATACTCTTCTCAATTTGCCGCAACACGTGTAGTAGGTAGTGCGAAAGAAGGAAAAAAAGAAATGTCGCGACACTACCAGTTTGAGGCAATCTTGTCATTGACTGGATCAAATGCGGACTATCGTACTGCTGTTAAGCCTTCTCAATTGGGATTGGTTGTTACTGCATTATATAATAAAGTAGCTGCCAAACTTGGTGGAAAGAGCATCACAGCCTCAGCTATCGAAGTTGCAAACCTGGATAAAGCTGCTGCCGAACTGGTAGCTGCAAAGGGACAAGCTCTGGTTGTTTGTGGTATTAATGATCCTTCGGTTCAAGTTGTGGTTAACGCGCTGAACAGTTTGCTTGGAAGCTACGGATCAACCATTGATATCGACAATCCTGTTTATCTCCGTCAAGGAAATGACATCGCAATGAATGAATTCGTTGACGAAGTTAAAGGAGGAAAAGTGGCAGCTGTAATTGTTTACGGTGCTAACCCTGTGTACGATCACCCTCGTGGTGCGGAGCTTGCTTCGGCATTGCCAAAAGTAGCGTTGGGAGTTTCTTTCAATGATCGTGCGGATGAAACTTCATCACTTCTGAAATATATCTGCCCTGCGCCTCACTACCTGGAAGCATGGAGCGATGCAGAACCAAAGGCTGGATTTTATAGCTTGGGTCAACCGACTATCAGTTTGATATTCAGTACACGTCAGGCTCAGACCAGCTTGTTGAAGTGGGCAGGTTTACAATCTGACTTTCACGAGTATATCAAGTCTTACTGGAGACAAAATATTTATACACAAGGTGGTACCGGAGATTTTGAGAAATTCTGGATACAATCTTTGCACGACGGTGTGTTTACAAGCAATCGTGCGGTAGCGCCATCAGCAGCGACATTTACGGGAAATGTAGATGCAGCAGCGGCAAGCATCGCCAAAAAATATAAGGCAAGTTCGACTGGCATTGAGCTTGCGATATTTGAAAATGTGGGTATAGGTAATGGATCGGCAGCAAACAACCCTTGGTTGCAAGAACTCCCCGAACCGGTTACAAAAGCATGCTGGGACAACCATGCAGGCCTTTCGCAGAAAACAGCAACAGAGCTTGGCGTAGTGCAGGGCGATATTGTTAAAGTTGAATTGAAAGGTAAGTCAATTGAGGTACCGGTAATTATTCAACCAGGCCTTGCTCACGGGACAGTGGCAGTAGCAATTGGATACGGTCGTGAGAAGGCAGGTAAGTCAGCCAACGGAGTCGGTAAGAATGTTTATCCATTCGCATCGTTTTCGGAAGGATTCTTGTCATTCGCTCCCGGAGAAGTGACTGTTTCCAAAACTGGTGAAACAAGAGAAATCGCTCAAACCCAAACGCATAATACTGTAATGAACCGTAAATCGGTTTTGCAGGAAACGGTGCTTTCTCACTTCCAGAAGGATCCACTTGCCGGTAGGTTTGTTCCTCAAATCCAGACTTCAGAAGGAACAGTAGACGCGACGGATCTGTCTCTTTGGAATGGTCATAAGTATAAAAACCATTCATGGGGCCTTGTAATTGACCTAAACACTTGTTTTGGTTGCGGGTCCTGTGTGGTTAGTTGCCAGGCAGAAAATAATATTCCGGTTGTAGGACGTCAGGAAATTATTAACAGCCGCGAAATGCACTGGCTGCGTATTGACAGATATTATAGCAGTGATGCAGATGTTGAAGACTTAAGAGGATTGGAAATAGCTTCGGAAAATCCTGAGGTAACATTCCAGCCAATGATGTGCCAACATTGTAACAATGCTCCTTGCGAGACTGTATGTCCGGTGTTGGCAACAACGCACAGTTCGGAAGGTTTAAACCAAATGACTTACAACCGTTGTGTAGGTACAAGATATTGCGCAAATAACTGCCCTTATAAAGTACGTCGTTTCAACTGGTTCAAATATTTTGATAACGATAACTTCGATTACAACTTTAACAATGATCTGGGTAAAATGGCCATCAATCCTGATGTAACCGTAAGATCACGCGGAGTTATAGAGAAGTGCTCAATGTGCGTCCACAAAATACAAGATGCTAAATTGACTGCTAAAAAAGAGAGAAGACGCATTGTTGATGGAGAGGTAAATGTAGCTTGTGCATCGTCTTGCCCCACAAATGCCATCACTTTCGGAGATATGAACGATCCTGAAAGCAAAATCTCCAAACTTCTGGAGGTTGAGCGTGAAGGACGCGCTTTCCATATGCTGGAAGAAATCAATGTACGTCCGCAGGTTTCTTACCTGACCAAGGTTCGGAACAAGGATGTTGCCGCGAAAGCAGAAGAGAAAAAAGAACACGCTTAA
- a CDS encoding radical SAM protein, with protein sequence MRLVSHPVLCNYYVTYRCNASCSFCDIWEKPSPYITVENLRENLRDLKQLGVKVIDFTGGEPLLHRQLDLLLKEAKAHGMITTVTSNGLLYPKQAEKLRGLIDMLHFSLDSPDRDEHDKSRGVKCFDKVMESIEIAKSFGERPDIIFTVFEDNVSKIRQLWEEVCLPNNLVLILNPVFEYNNVGSNLSKEALNELLWWGKQKNVYLNEAFIQLRIDGGNHVDDPVCKAASTTIVISPENKLVLPCYHLGLKDFPIDGKLFDLYHSDEVQKLVALEGRLPACESCAINCYMQPSFAVEMNKYWWKALPSTIKYNRMKGTWKQMVRF encoded by the coding sequence ATGCGTTTGGTATCCCATCCGGTCCTGTGTAATTACTATGTAACATACCGTTGCAATGCGTCATGCAGTTTCTGTGATATCTGGGAAAAACCTTCGCCATACATTACCGTTGAAAATCTAAGAGAAAATTTAAGGGATTTAAAGCAGCTCGGGGTTAAAGTAATTGACTTCACCGGAGGCGAGCCGTTGTTGCACCGACAACTGGATTTGCTGTTGAAGGAAGCCAAAGCCCATGGCATGATCACCACCGTGACCAGCAATGGGCTGCTTTATCCCAAGCAAGCGGAGAAGCTTCGCGGCCTGATTGATATGCTGCATTTCTCGCTGGATTCGCCGGATCGGGATGAGCATGATAAATCGAGAGGGGTCAAATGCTTCGACAAGGTGATGGAGTCTATTGAAATCGCCAAATCTTTTGGCGAGCGGCCTGACATTATTTTCACTGTTTTTGAAGACAATGTCAGCAAGATCCGTCAGTTATGGGAAGAGGTTTGCTTGCCGAATAATTTGGTACTGATACTCAATCCTGTTTTTGAATATAACAATGTAGGCTCCAATCTTTCGAAGGAAGCATTGAATGAGTTGCTTTGGTGGGGTAAGCAGAAGAATGTGTATCTCAATGAGGCATTCATCCAGCTCAGGATCGACGGAGGTAATCATGTAGACGATCCTGTTTGCAAAGCCGCCAGTACGACCATTGTTATTTCTCCTGAAAACAAGCTCGTTTTACCTTGCTATCATTTAGGATTGAAGGATTTTCCAATCGATGGAAAACTTTTCGATCTATATCATTCCGATGAGGTTCAGAAACTGGTCGCATTGGAAGGGCGCCTTCCTGCATGCGAGAGCTGTGCGATCAATTGTTATATGCAGCCTTCATTTGCCGTCGAAATGAATAAGTACTGGTGGAAAGCACTTCCCAGTACGATCAAATACAATCGCATGAAAGGTACCTGGAAGCAAATGGTAAGGTTTTAA
- a CDS encoding nuclear transport factor 2 family protein, which translates to MGTVDALFDGMRAGDSSKVRSVFTYGSTMMSVPENPKDSVALKKVSIDGFVKAVGKPHSEVWNEQIYDVKISVDGPMAIVWAPYKFFLTDKFSHCGVNVFTLIQIKNEWKISSIIDTRRKDVCR; encoded by the coding sequence ATGGGAACCGTAGATGCCCTTTTCGACGGAATGCGTGCAGGAGATTCTTCGAAAGTACGAAGTGTCTTTACCTACGGAAGCACTATGATGTCGGTCCCGGAAAATCCCAAGGACTCTGTTGCATTAAAAAAAGTTTCGATAGATGGGTTTGTAAAAGCAGTTGGCAAACCTCATTCAGAAGTATGGAATGAACAAATATACGACGTGAAGATTTCAGTAGATGGGCCTATGGCAATTGTCTGGGCCCCTTACAAATTCTTTTTGACAGATAAGTTTTCACATTGTGGGGTCAATGTTTTTACATTAATCCAAATCAAAAACGAATGGAAAATTTCTTCCATTATTGATACGCGTAGAAAAGACGTTTGCCGGTAA
- the accD gene encoding acetyl-CoA carboxylase, carboxyltransferase subunit beta — protein sequence MSWFIRKEKGINTPTEMKREAPDGLWYQCPNCKKITPTREHKQNAFTCPHCNYHEKVGSDVYFNLLFDDNEFTELDANLTSGDPLHFVDTKAYPDRIKSTMKKTGLKDAVRTGYGKMNEVDIVIACMDFNFIGGSMGSVVGEKIARAITYALDHKIPFLMISKSGGARMMEAGFSLMQMAKTSARLAQLSEAKIPYISLLTDPTTGGVTASYAMLGDFNISEPEALIGFAGPRVIRETIGKDLPKGFQSAEFVLEHGFLDFIVDRKDLKDKLTSLLSMLR from the coding sequence ATGTCCTGGTTTATTCGGAAAGAAAAAGGTATCAATACGCCCACCGAAATGAAGCGTGAGGCTCCGGACGGATTATGGTATCAATGTCCAAATTGTAAAAAAATTACCCCTACCAGAGAACATAAGCAGAACGCTTTTACCTGTCCGCATTGCAATTACCATGAGAAGGTAGGATCGGATGTGTATTTCAATCTTTTATTTGACGACAACGAATTCACAGAACTTGATGCCAACCTGACTTCCGGCGACCCGTTACATTTTGTGGATACTAAGGCTTATCCGGACAGGATTAAGTCTACTATGAAAAAGACGGGTTTGAAGGATGCTGTTCGTACCGGTTACGGCAAAATGAATGAAGTGGACATTGTGATTGCCTGTATGGATTTCAATTTCATTGGCGGTTCCATGGGTTCAGTAGTTGGTGAAAAAATAGCACGTGCGATCACGTATGCGCTCGATCATAAAATCCCGTTCCTGATGATTTCGAAATCGGGTGGTGCGCGGATGATGGAGGCAGGTTTTTCATTGATGCAAATGGCCAAGACATCAGCTCGCCTTGCACAACTTTCGGAAGCAAAAATTCCATATATCTCACTTTTGACTGACCCTACCACTGGCGGTGTTACTGCGTCTTATGCTATGCTTGGCGATTTCAATATCTCGGAGCCAGAAGCATTGATAGGATTTGCAGGCCCACGGGTAATCCGGGAAACGATTGGTAAGGACCTTCCCAAAGGATTCCAGAGTGCAGAATTTGTTCTGGAACACGGATTCCTTGACTTCATTGTGGACAGAAAAGATTTGAAGGATAAATTAACCAGTCTTCTCTCTATGCTTCGTTGA
- the smpB gene encoding SsrA-binding protein SmpB yields the protein MSEKIVKKVDIKNRRASFEYFFLEDFTAGISLTGTEIKSIRQGKVNFQDAYCLFMDGELFIRSLHISPYTEGTHYNHDPMRDRKLLITKRERKKLIEGLKDQGQTIIPVRLFTSERGFAKLHIALAKGKKLYDKRDTIKERDIKRETDRINY from the coding sequence ATGTCAGAAAAAATAGTTAAAAAAGTAGATATAAAGAACAGGCGGGCGTCATTCGAATACTTTTTCCTGGAAGATTTCACGGCCGGTATCTCCTTGACGGGTACCGAGATCAAATCTATCAGACAGGGAAAGGTGAATTTTCAGGATGCCTACTGCCTGTTTATGGATGGAGAGCTATTCATACGCAGCCTGCACATTTCACCATATACCGAGGGTACACATTATAATCACGATCCTATGCGTGACCGGAAACTGTTGATTACCAAGCGGGAGCGCAAGAAGTTGATAGAAGGGCTTAAAGATCAGGGGCAAACCATTATCCCGGTGAGATTATTCACCAGTGAGCGGGGGTTTGCCAAGTTGCACATTGCGTTGGCCAAAGGTAAAAAGCTTTACGATAAACGGGACACGATCAAGGAGAGAGATATAAAACGCGAAACTGACCGCATTAACTACTAA
- a CDS encoding HNH endonuclease, with amino-acid sequence MGKVLVLNQDYSALSVCTVPKAFLLVYMNKAEMLAESPRHYLRTVNDQFPMPIVIRLHRYIHIPYKGVVMTRQNLFKRDGNRCQYCGTHDNLTLDHVIPKSRGGKTTWDNLATACKRCNSRKGDHTPEEVDMPLRQRPFRPSFLMFIRDFSGLADDEWMPYLGVKERSY; translated from the coding sequence ATGGGTAAAGTACTGGTTCTTAATCAAGATTATAGTGCGTTAAGTGTTTGCACAGTTCCAAAGGCGTTTTTGCTAGTCTACATGAATAAGGCCGAAATGTTGGCCGAATCTCCACGACATTACCTTCGGACTGTCAATGATCAATTCCCCATGCCCATTGTTATCCGTTTACATCGCTACATACATATTCCGTACAAAGGTGTGGTCATGACCAGGCAAAACCTGTTTAAACGGGACGGTAACCGATGTCAATACTGCGGAACGCATGATAATCTCACACTCGACCATGTAATCCCGAAGTCAAGAGGAGGGAAAACAACCTGGGATAATCTTGCCACCGCCTGTAAAAGGTGTAATTCAAGAAAAGGTGATCATACGCCGGAGGAGGTAGACATGCCATTGCGGCAGCGCCCTTTCCGGCCTTCTTTTTTAATGTTCATTCGTGATTTTTCAGGTTTGGCCGACGATGAATGGATGCCATACCTGGGCGTGAAGGAAAGAAGCTATTAA
- a CDS encoding c-type cytochrome — translation MNIPFRKDAKFCSFFSYSKTFVAIAIALLLSVPNLVFAQDSTAAAPAGGGDAAKGETIFKNNCAQCHAPTDERVVGPGLKGASSRHDFAWLSKWVRNSQAVIASGDPYAVKIYNEYAKAQMTSFPNLSDDDIKGIFAYVDKAATAAPATAAAGGGAAASASGDEKGGAPSDLFVIVLAALVVVMVLVLGVLLVIVSLLSKAVTGETEEAGKPDFMTRFGASLKKISTDPAIRSATLWIFVLLVLKATIDGAYSVGVQQGYAPKQPITFSHKLHAGEYKIDCNYCHTGVNRGKSAHIPSANICMNCHGVIKKESPEIQKIYTSIENNQPIEWVRVHNLPDLAYFNHAQHVNVGGLECQNCHGEVEKMEVIQQRSSLTMGWCIDCHRKTEVNTKDNQYYDKLVQLHASESKEALKVADIGGLECSKCHY, via the coding sequence ATGAATATACCATTCCGAAAGGACGCTAAGTTTTGTTCCTTCTTTAGTTACTCAAAAACTTTTGTAGCTATCGCCATAGCTCTCCTATTAAGTGTACCAAACTTAGTATTTGCACAAGATAGCACCGCCGCAGCTCCCGCAGGTGGAGGCGATGCTGCTAAGGGCGAAACGATTTTCAAAAACAATTGTGCTCAGTGCCATGCTCCGACTGATGAGCGAGTGGTTGGTCCCGGATTGAAAGGTGCCAGCTCACGTCACGATTTTGCCTGGCTATCCAAATGGGTTCGTAATTCTCAGGCAGTGATTGCTTCCGGCGATCCTTATGCTGTCAAAATCTACAATGAGTATGCCAAAGCTCAGATGACAAGCTTCCCTAATTTATCAGATGATGATATCAAGGGGATTTTTGCATATGTGGACAAAGCGGCAACTGCTGCTCCTGCGACAGCGGCTGCTGGTGGCGGAGCGGCTGCATCAGCCTCAGGCGATGAAAAGGGCGGCGCGCCATCTGACCTATTTGTTATTGTACTGGCGGCACTGGTTGTTGTAATGGTATTGGTACTGGGTGTCTTACTGGTAATCGTATCATTGCTGTCTAAGGCTGTTACCGGAGAAACAGAAGAAGCTGGCAAGCCTGACTTCATGACACGGTTCGGAGCTTCATTGAAAAAGATATCGACGGATCCTGCTATCAGATCTGCTACACTTTGGATTTTTGTTCTTTTAGTATTGAAAGCAACCATCGACGGTGCGTATAGTGTAGGTGTTCAGCAAGGATATGCTCCTAAGCAGCCAATTACATTCTCTCATAAACTGCACGCGGGTGAATACAAGATAGATTGTAACTATTGCCACACAGGGGTTAATCGTGGTAAATCTGCGCACATTCCTTCGGCTAACATTTGTATGAACTGCCACGGTGTTATCAAAAAGGAATCTCCTGAAATTCAGAAAATTTATACTTCCATTGAAAACAATCAGCCGATTGAATGGGTAAGAGTTCATAACCTTCCAGACTTGGCGTATTTTAACCACGCACAACACGTAAATGTTGGCGGATTGGAATGCCAGAATTGCCACGGTGAAGTTGAAAAAATGGAAGTGATACAACAACGTTCGTCATTGACGATGGGATGGTGTATTGATTGTCACCGTAAAACAGAAGTAAATACAAAAGACAATCAGTATTACGATAAGCTGGTACAGCTTCATGCATCTGAAAGTAAAGAAGCTCTCAAAGTAGCTGATATAGGTGGTTTGGAATGTTCTAAATGCCACTATTAA